A genomic stretch from Solanum stenotomum isolate F172 chromosome 8, ASM1918654v1, whole genome shotgun sequence includes:
- the LOC125874942 gene encoding NAC domain-containing protein 96-like: MSKPMGIRFHPTDTELINYLKKFFKGELSLNQQCPIQFADIYGDQPPWEIFGANSEEKFRYFITPLKKRKTEYKRFSRISAKGTWKGQTGEHLIRRNRTAPVVGFKRNFKFETSECGQDKTWLMVEYHVADSFFKENNHILKEDFVVCRIKKKMNKEKNADHVMEEQDGDVAGIIDPMFLEPNHNNYYSTTEDQVRVCDEQEATTSSLHGDQNSTTMEKRETTLEVEEDHGVDDIRSNKFQEEMYRTFEDIPVDILDDWLQNSHVLQDI; the protein is encoded by the coding sequence ATGTCGAAGCCAATGGGAATACGTTTTCATCCTACTGATACGGAGCTAATCAACTATCTTAAGAAGTTTTTCAAAGGCGAATTATCTTTGAATCAACAATGTCCTATCCAGTTTGCGGATATATATGGAGATCAACCACCATGGGAGATATTTGGAGCTAATTCTGAAGAGAAGTTTCGTTACTTTATTACTCCTTTGAAGAAGCggaagactgaatataaaaggTTTTCTCGAATTTCTGCTAAAGGGACATGGAAAGGGCAAACCGGGGAACATCTTATAAGGAGGAATCGTACGGCGCCTGTGGTAGGATTTAAGagaaatttcaagtttgaaacaaGTGAGTGTGGCCAAGATAAAACTTGGTTGATGGTAGAATATCATGTCGCGGATAGtttctttaaggaaaataatCATATTCTTAAAGAAGATTTTGTAGTGTGTCgaataaagaagaagatgaataaAGAGAAGAACGCGGATCATGTTATGGAGGAACAAGATGGAGATGTTGCGGGAATTATTGATCCTATGTTTCTTGAACCTAATCATAATAACTACTACTCCACAACGGAAGATCAAGTTAGGGTTTGTGATGAACAAGAGGCTACAACTTCCTCTTTGCATGGAGATCAAAACAGTACTACAATGGAGAAGAGAGAGACAACGTTGGAAGTAGAAGAAGACCACGGAGTTGATGATATTAGAAGCAACAAATTTCAGGAAGAGATGTATAGAACATTTGAGGACATTCCTGTTGATATTCTTGACGATTGGTTGCAGAATTCACACGTTCTACAAGATATATAA